A window of the Acidobacteriota bacterium genome harbors these coding sequences:
- a CDS encoding zinc-dependent alcohol dehydrogenase, with amino-acid sequence MKAAVLHTLAEPLVVEEIPTPVAGAGEVVIKVMACGVCHSDLHLVRGEWDLLKPITKLPLIPGHEVAGTISSVGEGVEGFAIGDRVGVPWLHYTCGECEYCRAGRETLCPKQQVTGCTVDGGFAEFIKAKASHTAKLPEKLSFAEAAPLLCAGLTVHRALNDSGVTAGQRVAIFGIGGLGHLAVQLAKARGAEVIAVDVADDKLELARECGADHTVNAVTTQAYKEVKKLGGAHVVMVTSGSKAAYETALRSLRKGGTLSIVGMAPEPIHLSTVAMVSGEYRIVASAVGTRQDLREVLQLAAEGKVRCRIQQRRFEEADSVLNEMQQGNLLGRVVLTF; translated from the coding sequence ATGAAAGCTGCCGTGTTGCACACATTGGCCGAGCCGTTGGTTGTAGAAGAAATCCCGACGCCAGTGGCTGGGGCAGGTGAAGTGGTGATCAAAGTCATGGCTTGTGGGGTGTGCCATTCCGATTTGCATCTGGTGCGCGGCGAATGGGATTTGCTCAAACCGATTACCAAACTGCCACTGATTCCCGGCCACGAAGTTGCCGGAACAATTTCCTCGGTTGGTGAAGGCGTGGAGGGATTCGCCATCGGTGACCGTGTGGGAGTTCCGTGGTTGCATTACACCTGCGGCGAATGCGAATACTGCCGCGCGGGGCGCGAAACCTTGTGTCCGAAACAACAGGTAACAGGTTGCACTGTGGATGGCGGCTTTGCCGAATTCATCAAGGCAAAAGCCAGTCACACAGCTAAGTTGCCCGAAAAATTGAGCTTTGCCGAGGCGGCTCCGCTCTTATGCGCGGGGCTGACAGTTCATCGCGCATTGAATGATTCCGGCGTCACAGCCGGACAGCGCGTCGCCATTTTCGGCATCGGCGGGCTTGGGCATCTGGCTGTTCAACTGGCCAAAGCGCGCGGCGCGGAAGTCATTGCCGTTGACGTGGCCGACGACAAATTGGAACTGGCGCGCGAATGCGGCGCAGATCACACGGTGAATGCCGTGACGACACAGGCGTACAAGGAAGTCAAAAAACTGGGCGGTGCGCACGTCGTAATGGTGACTTCCGGATCAAAGGCCGCGTATGAAACCGCGCTGCGGAGTTTGCGCAAAGGCGGGACGCTTTCCATTGTCGGCATGGCTCCGGAACCGATCCATCTTTCCACCGTCGCGATGGTGTCGGGCGAATATCGGATTGTCGCTTCCGCCGTCGGCACGCGGCAGGATTTGCGCGAAGTGCTGCAACTTGCCGCCGAAGGCAAAGTCCGCTGCCGCATTCAGCAGCGGCGCTTTGAAGAAGCCGATTCCGTGCTCAATGAAATGCAGCAAGGCAATCTGCTTGGCCGCGTCGTGCTGACATTTTGA
- a CDS encoding putative Ig domain-containing protein produces MSMQVYLRTGIALTLFSLVTLIIGHYRSQATATVTSISPNGRIQELTNNKPIGFCQNNPTEQLFKGNTAAELLLNPIRFDWMVTSTTVQSGCPTPSFTQAATSPEHVGIDAHYVGLGYINGDNHLDIVTTDNDSASLTILLGDGTGDFTVLPNHIPVGMFPVTVEVGDFNEDGKADLVVTNPGSNSVSVLLGDGTGGFVNAPGSPISVGTAPRSVAIGNFNNDSHSDLVVTNGSSANFNILLGNGNGTFTNAPGSPFASGSDPFHAVIGNFNGDANSDLAIAMFVDGALRIYLGNGDGTFTQAGSPIPLGTWTSFLAQGDFNGDGKVDLAAVNRISANMQVLLGNGSGGFSQAPGSPYSTGTAPMVVQTADLNLDGKLDLAVANESDANTFVYLGNGNGTFGAPTTLLKGRLPTHLAIADFNEDNRPDIATSDAGDNTVTILLNSCGACPPITVNPALIATGTAGTSYSQTFTATGASAPYTFSVIGTLPTGLTFNSPTLSGTPTQTGSFPITVTVTDANSCIGSRNYILVVNCQTITVNPATIPTGTVNTAYNQTFTHTGGIGTTTFSLTGTLPTGLTFSGGVLSGTPTQPGNFPITVTATDSNGCTGSRNYTLVINCQTITVNPTSIPAGNAGVIYSQTFTQTNGVGTISFSLSGTLPTGMTFSGGTLSGTPTQTGNFPIIVTATDSNGCAGSRGYTLVISICETITVNPATLPSGTVGTAYSQSFTQVGGMGTTTFTLTGALPTGLTFSGTTLSGTPTQFGSFPITVTATDSNGCTGSRNDTLVINCQNIIVNPSSVPAGTAGVAYSQTFTQTGGIGTVNFSWSGKLPSGLTLSGATLSGTPTEVGNYSFTITATDSNGCTGSRSYTLTIICQAISITPLTIPSGTVGAAFSQSFSQSGGIGTTNFSVIGTLPNGVTLSGNTLSGTPTQSGSFPITIKATDANGCTGMRDYTLVINCQAITVNPAALSSGIVNSAYSQTFTHSGGVGTVAFSLTGALPTGMTFSGASLSGTPTQSGSFPITVTATDANNCTGSRGYTLVIACQTISILPATIPAGTAGTAYSQTFTSSGGVGTVSFVQNGKLPAGLTFTGATLSGTPTQTGSYPISITATDANNCSTTRNYTLVINCQTITVDPISIAAGMVGTAYSQSFTQSGGIGATTFSLTGTLPTGITFSGASLSGTPTQTGSFPITVTATDSNGCTGSRNYTLVIACQTITVNPGAISAGTAGTAYNQSFTQSGGIGTTTFGLTGALPTGITFIGAALSGTPTQTGSFPITVTATDANGCTGSRGYTLVINCQTITVNPTTIPSGAVGSAYSQTFTHSGGIGTTTFVLTGTLPTGMSFTGATLSGTPTQAGSFPVTVTATDANGCTGSRNYTLLVCASITVNPTTIAKGAIGSPYTQTFTQTGGVGSVTFSVTGTLPTGLTFASPTLAGTPTQSGSFPITVTATDSNGCIGSRNYTLIICGTITVNPTTLSTGTAASSYSQTFTRTGGAGSATFGLTGALPTGMTFSGATLSGTPTQPGSFPVTVTATDANGCTGSRNYTLVINCQAITVNPATIPSGAIGTAYSQSFTQTGGIDTISFSLTGALPTGLTFSSGVLSGTPTQTGSFPIAVTATDENGCTGSRNYTLVIGCQSLTVNPASLSPGTVNSAYSQTFTQTGGTGAIAFSLAGALPTGMTFSGASLSGTPTQSGSFPITVTATDANNCTGSRSYTLVINCQTISILPATIPAGTAGTVYSQTFSSSGGVGTVSFVQNGKLPAGLTFTGATLSGTPTQTGSYPISITATDANSCSTTRNYTLVINCQTISIAPTTIPAGTVSTAYSQTFTQTGGIGLVTYSQSGKLPAGMTFAGDMLSGTPTQTGNFPISITATDANGCNVTRNYALIINCQSVTVNPTTISVGTANTAYSQTFTQTGGIGTVNFSLTGALPSGLTFAGATLLGTPTQTGSFPITVTAMDANGCTGSRNYTLVINCQGFTINPAALPAGTLGTAYNLTLTQTGGVGATSYSLTGTLPNGINFTGATFSGTPTQPGSFPVSVTATDSNGCTTSSNYTLVINCQTITVNPTTIVAGTAGTAYNQSFTQSGGIDTTNFSLTGMLPTGITFSGGTLSGTPTQAGSFPITVMVTDSNGCTGSRNYSLVINCQTITVNPASIVAGTAGTAYSQGFTQTGGIGTVGFSLTGTLPNGLSLSGATLSGAPTQTGSFPITVTATDANGCTGSRNYSLLINCPTVTINPATLPNGFVGISYGTQTLSAVGGFGPYTFSLSAGALPGGLTLNGANLSGTPTSGGTFNFTIQATDSNGCVGTSMYTVIISGGAKGTGLQFYPLPAPVRLLDTRQGQTACFTPGAQIPGGTSLTQPAAGSCSIPTTALAVTGNITTVQSGGGFLTMYPSDATRPTVANSNFAANEILNNVFTVGLGASDGAFKIFVTTNTDVVVDITGYYAPPGTGGLYYHTLPSPIRLLETRQGQPGCFTPGAPLPANTETLQQGTTTCSGVTIPGSAVALYGNATTVGPASNGFLTFFPANATRPNTASGNYQSGQTLNSPFIVGLSPAGQFKIYTVAQTNLVIDVHGYFSTEASDVNGLGLLFTPLAAPVRLMDSRATGASGCFTPGAPLQAGVEQSQLARGTCTIGSSAQAIVGNATVVNNPSNGFLTLWPSSATRPLVASSNWVANKVFNRYFTVSLGGDGNFKMYASSGTDLVVDVSGYFAP; encoded by the coding sequence ATGAGTATGCAAGTCTATCTTCGCACAGGAATAGCATTAACGTTATTCTCGCTTGTTACACTCATCATTGGCCATTATCGTAGCCAGGCAACTGCCACAGTTACATCTATTTCCCCAAATGGCCGCATTCAGGAATTAACAAACAACAAACCAATCGGTTTTTGTCAGAACAACCCGACAGAGCAACTTTTCAAAGGAAATACCGCCGCAGAATTGCTGCTCAATCCAATCCGATTTGACTGGATGGTCACTTCCACAACGGTTCAATCGGGTTGCCCAACCCCAAGTTTCACGCAGGCCGCAACCTCGCCTGAACACGTCGGCATTGATGCCCATTATGTCGGCTTGGGATATATCAATGGCGACAACCATCTGGATATCGTCACCACCGATAATGATTCCGCTTCGCTAACCATACTTTTAGGAGACGGCACAGGAGATTTCACGGTTCTCCCCAATCACATTCCGGTTGGAATGTTTCCGGTCACCGTTGAAGTCGGGGATTTCAACGAAGACGGAAAAGCAGATCTGGTCGTCACCAATCCAGGTTCGAATTCTGTGTCGGTGCTGTTAGGCGATGGAACCGGAGGATTTGTCAATGCGCCTGGCTCTCCGATTTCGGTAGGGACGGCACCACGCTCTGTCGCGATTGGCAATTTCAATAATGATTCTCATAGCGATCTGGTTGTCACCAACGGCTCATCGGCGAACTTCAACATTCTGCTTGGCAATGGAAATGGAACTTTCACCAATGCTCCGGGTTCTCCATTTGCCAGCGGGTCCGATCCTTTTCACGCCGTAATCGGAAACTTCAATGGCGACGCCAATTCGGATTTGGCGATTGCCATGTTCGTCGATGGAGCCTTGCGCATCTACCTCGGCAATGGAGACGGCACATTTACCCAAGCCGGATCACCAATCCCGCTGGGCACATGGACATCGTTTCTCGCTCAAGGAGATTTCAATGGAGACGGCAAAGTAGATTTGGCGGCGGTAAATCGCATCAGCGCCAACATGCAAGTTTTATTGGGGAACGGGTCGGGCGGATTCAGTCAGGCTCCCGGATCGCCTTACAGTACGGGAACTGCGCCAATGGTGGTCCAGACGGCAGACCTGAATCTGGATGGCAAACTTGATCTGGCAGTGGCCAATGAATCCGATGCCAATACCTTTGTATATCTAGGCAATGGCAACGGCACATTTGGCGCGCCAACCACGTTGCTCAAAGGACGATTACCAACCCATTTGGCGATTGCCGATTTTAACGAGGACAACAGGCCGGACATCGCCACATCCGATGCAGGCGACAACACGGTTACCATCTTGTTAAATAGTTGCGGCGCATGCCCGCCGATTACCGTCAATCCGGCACTGATTGCAACTGGCACCGCCGGGACAAGTTATAGCCAGACCTTCACGGCCACCGGAGCCAGTGCGCCTTATACCTTTTCTGTGATAGGTACTTTGCCAACCGGCTTGACGTTCAACAGCCCGACGCTTTCCGGTACGCCCACGCAAACCGGCAGTTTTCCGATTACCGTGACTGTAACGGATGCCAATAGTTGTATTGGCAGCCGCAATTACATATTGGTGGTGAACTGCCAAACTATCACGGTCAATCCAGCAACAATTCCCACTGGAACAGTCAATACGGCATACAACCAGACGTTTACGCATACCGGAGGAATCGGAACGACAACATTCAGTTTGACGGGCACATTGCCGACCGGCCTGACGTTTTCCGGTGGAGTGCTTTCCGGTACGCCAACGCAACCTGGCAACTTTCCGATCACGGTCACGGCGACTGATTCCAATGGCTGCACTGGCAGCCGCAATTACACGCTGGTCATTAACTGCCAGACCATCACGGTCAACCCCACATCCATTCCAGCGGGCAATGCTGGGGTGATCTACAGCCAGACGTTCACGCAAACCAATGGAGTCGGCACAATTTCATTTAGTTTGAGCGGGACATTGCCCACCGGCATGACATTTTCCGGCGGAACGCTTTCTGGTACGCCAACGCAAACCGGCAACTTCCCTATCATTGTCACAGCCACGGATTCCAATGGATGCGCAGGCAGTCGTGGCTACACGCTGGTGATCAGCATCTGTGAAACGATCACCGTAAATCCCGCGACGCTTCCATCAGGCACAGTGGGCACAGCCTACAGCCAAAGCTTCACGCAAGTCGGCGGGATGGGAACAACAACATTCACATTGACCGGAGCCTTGCCAACCGGACTGACATTTTCGGGCACGACGCTTTCCGGTACGCCAACACAATTCGGCAGCTTCCCGATCACCGTTACGGCAACCGATTCCAACGGTTGTACCGGCAGCCGCAATGACACGCTGGTCATCAACTGCCAGAACATCATCGTCAATCCGTCATCGGTTCCAGCCGGAACGGCTGGCGTGGCGTACAGTCAAACCTTCACGCAGACGGGCGGAATCGGAACAGTCAATTTTTCGTGGTCGGGCAAATTGCCTTCAGGGCTGACGCTTTCAGGCGCAACCCTGTCGGGTACGCCAACTGAAGTCGGCAATTATTCCTTTACTATCACGGCGACTGATTCCAATGGCTGCACAGGCAGCCGCAGTTACACATTGACGATCATTTGCCAGGCAATTTCCATAACGCCATTGACCATTCCATCGGGGACAGTCGGTGCTGCTTTTAGTCAAAGCTTTTCGCAAAGCGGCGGGATCGGAACGACGAATTTTTCTGTCATCGGCACATTGCCAAATGGCGTTACGTTATCGGGCAACACGCTGTCGGGCACGCCCACGCAATCCGGCAGTTTCCCCATCACAATCAAAGCCACGGACGCCAACGGGTGCACAGGTATGCGCGATTACACGCTGGTCATCAATTGCCAGGCGATTACCGTCAACCCGGCTGCTCTTTCTTCCGGGATCGTCAATTCGGCATACAGCCAAACCTTCACACATTCGGGCGGCGTCGGCACGGTCGCGTTTTCGCTGACCGGAGCGCTACCTACCGGAATGACGTTTTCAGGCGCGTCGCTTTCCGGAACGCCAACGCAATCCGGCAGTTTCCCCATCACGGTGACGGCCACTGATGCCAACAACTGCACGGGCAGCCGCGGCTACACGTTGGTCATTGCCTGTCAGACGATCTCTATTCTTCCGGCGACAATTCCGGCGGGTACGGCAGGAACAGCGTATTCGCAGACGTTCACATCCAGCGGCGGGGTTGGCACTGTCAGTTTCGTGCAAAACGGAAAGCTCCCGGCAGGATTGACCTTCACCGGCGCAACGTTGTCCGGAACGCCAACGCAAACCGGCAGTTATCCGATTTCCATCACGGCCACAGACGCCAACAATTGCAGCACGACACGCAATTACACGCTGGTCATCAATTGCCAGACGATCACGGTTGATCCCATCTCGATTGCGGCAGGAATGGTTGGAACGGCATACAGCCAGAGCTTCACACAGAGCGGCGGAATCGGAGCGACGACTTTCAGTCTGACAGGAACGTTGCCGACAGGGATCACGTTTTCCGGCGCAAGCCTTTCGGGAACGCCCACGCAAACCGGCAGCTTCCCGATTACAGTAACGGCGACCGATTCCAATGGATGCACGGGATCGCGCAATTACACGCTGGTCATTGCCTGCCAAACCATCACGGTCAATCCCGGCGCGATTTCAGCCGGAACGGCTGGCACGGCCTACAATCAAAGCTTCACGCAAAGCGGCGGCATTGGCACCACGACCTTCGGCCTGACTGGCGCGTTGCCGACTGGAATTACATTTATCGGCGCAGCGCTTTCCGGTACGCCCACGCAGACGGGCAGTTTTCCAATCACCGTGACGGCAACCGATGCCAATGGCTGCACCGGTTCGCGCGGTTACACATTGGTCATCAACTGCCAGACCATCACGGTGAATCCAACCACCATTCCATCCGGGGCAGTGGGTTCAGCATACAGCCAAACCTTCACGCACAGCGGAGGCATCGGCACAACGACGTTCGTTTTGACGGGTACATTACCAACGGGAATGTCCTTCACTGGCGCAACGCTTTCGGGCACGCCAACACAGGCGGGCAGCTTCCCCGTTACCGTGACGGCGACTGACGCTAATGGCTGCACGGGATCGCGCAACTACACGCTGCTTGTGTGCGCTTCCATTACTGTCAATCCGACAACCATCGCCAAAGGCGCGATTGGATCGCCGTACACACAAACCTTCACCCAAACCGGCGGAGTCGGTTCGGTGACATTCAGTGTGACGGGCACACTTCCGACGGGCTTGACGTTTGCCAGCCCAACGCTTGCGGGCACACCGACGCAATCCGGAAGTTTCCCAATCACCGTGACGGCGACGGACTCAAATGGTTGCATCGGCAGCCGCAATTACACACTGATCATTTGCGGCACAATCACAGTGAATCCGACAACGCTTTCAACAGGAACCGCTGCTTCGTCATATTCACAAACCTTCACACGAACGGGCGGAGCAGGCTCAGCAACGTTCGGCTTGACGGGAGCATTGCCCACCGGAATGACTTTCTCCGGCGCGACGCTTTCCGGAACGCCGACGCAACCCGGCAGCTTCCCGGTTACGGTGACAGCAACCGACGCCAATGGCTGCACGGGTTCACGCAACTACACGCTGGTCATCAACTGTCAGGCGATCACGGTCAATCCGGCAACGATTCCATCCGGCGCGATCGGCACGGCTTACAGCCAGAGCTTCACGCAAACTGGTGGCATTGACACAATCAGCTTTTCCCTGACCGGCGCGCTTCCAACCGGCCTGACGTTCTCCAGTGGGGTTCTGTCGGGCACACCGACGCAAACTGGCAGTTTCCCGATTGCCGTCACGGCAACAGATGAGAACGGATGTACAGGCAGCCGCAACTACACATTGGTCATTGGCTGCCAATCGCTAACGGTGAATCCGGCATCGCTTTCGCCTGGTACGGTCAATTCGGCGTACAGCCAAACCTTCACGCAAACCGGCGGAACCGGCGCGATCGCGTTTTCGCTGGCCGGAGCGCTACCTACCGGAATGACGTTTTCAGGCGCGTCGCTTTCCGGAACGCCAACACAATCCGGCAGTTTTCCGATCACGGTCACTGCAACCGATGCCAACAATTGTACCGGCAGCCGCAGCTATACGCTGGTCATCAACTGCCAGACAATTTCTATTCTTCCGGCAACAATTCCGGCGGGAACGGCTGGAACCGTTTATTCGCAGACGTTCTCATCCAGCGGCGGAGTTGGTACTGTCAGTTTCGTGCAAAACGGCAAGCTTCCGGCGGGGTTGACCTTCACCGGCGCAACGCTTTCCGGCACGCCAACGCAAACCGGCAGCTATCCGATTTCGATCACCGCCACCGACGCCAACAGTTGCAGCACCACGCGCAATTACACGCTGGTCATTAACTGCCAGACAATCTCCATCGCGCCGACAACGATTCCAGCGGGAACCGTGAGCACGGCATACAGCCAAACCTTTACGCAAACCGGCGGAATCGGATTGGTGACGTATTCGCAGTCAGGCAAGCTACCGGCGGGAATGACGTTCGCTGGCGACATGCTTTCGGGCACGCCAACGCAAACAGGCAATTTCCCGATCAGCATCACGGCGACGGATGCCAACGGATGCAACGTCACGCGCAATTACGCACTGATCATCAATTGCCAGAGCGTCACTGTGAATCCGACGACGATTTCGGTGGGAACCGCCAACACGGCGTATAGCCAAACGTTTACGCAGACTGGTGGCATTGGCACAGTGAATTTCAGTCTGACCGGCGCGCTGCCATCGGGATTGACGTTCGCTGGCGCGACGCTGTTGGGCACGCCAACGCAAACCGGCAGTTTCCCGATTACGGTGACGGCAATGGATGCCAATGGCTGCACAGGCAGTCGCAATTACACGCTGGTCATCAATTGCCAGGGATTCACGATCAATCCAGCGGCGCTTCCGGCGGGGACGCTCGGCACTGCGTATAACCTGACCTTGACGCAAACCGGCGGAGTCGGCGCGACTTCCTACAGTTTGACCGGAACCCTGCCGAACGGAATCAACTTCACGGGCGCGACGTTTTCCGGAACGCCGACGCAACCCGGCAGCTTCCCCGTCAGTGTGACGGCAACGGATTCCAACGGATGCACCACCAGCAGCAATTACACGTTGGTCATCAACTGCCAAACAATCACGGTCAATCCAACGACGATTGTCGCCGGAACGGCTGGCACGGCTTATAACCAGAGCTTCACGCAAAGCGGCGGCATCGACACGACCAATTTCAGCCTGACCGGAATGCTGCCGACAGGCATTACCTTCTCCGGCGGAACGTTGTCCGGCACACCGACCCAGGCGGGCAGTTTCCCGATTACCGTGATGGTGACAGATTCCAATGGCTGCACGGGCAGCCGCAATTACTCGCTGGTCATCAATTGCCAAACGATTACGGTGAATCCGGCGAGCATTGTGGCGGGAACCGCAGGCACGGCATACAGCCAGGGCTTCACGCAAACCGGCGGTATTGGAACCGTAGGGTTCAGCCTGACGGGAACACTGCCCAACGGATTGAGCTTGTCGGGCGCGACGCTATCGGGCGCGCCAACGCAAACCGGCAGCTTCCCGATCACCGTGACGGCAACGGATGCCAACGGTTGCACAGGCAGTCGTAATTACTCGTTGCTGATTAACTGTCCGACCGTCACCATCAACCCAGCGACCTTGCCGAACGGATTTGTGGGCATCAGTTACGGCACACAAACACTGTCGGCAGTTGGCGGCTTTGGGCCGTACACGTTCAGTCTCAGCGCGGGCGCATTGCCGGGCGGTTTGACGCTGAACGGCGCGAATTTGTCCGGGACGCCTACCTCAGGCGGAACGTTCAACTTCACGATTCAAGCCACGGACAGCAATGGATGCGTGGGAACAAGCATGTACACCGTGATCATCTCCGGCGGCGCAAAAGGCACTGGATTGCAGTTTTATCCGCTGCCTGCGCCTGTGCGCTTACTGGACACCCGCCAGGGGCAAACAGCCTGCTTCACGCCGGGAGCACAAATTCCTGGTGGCACGTCATTGACGCAGCCAGCGGCTGGAAGCTGCTCGATTCCGACAACGGCGCTGGCTGTCACAGGCAACATCACGACCGTACAATCGGGCGGAGGCTTCCTGACGATGTATCCCAGCGACGCGACACGACCGACCGTCGCCAATTCCAACTTCGCTGCAAATGAAATCCTGAACAACGTCTTTACCGTGGGCTTGGGAGCTTCGGATGGCGCGTTCAAAATTTTCGTCACCACCAACACGGACGTGGTCGTGGACATCACGGGGTATTACGCTCCGCCCGGAACCGGCGGGTTGTATTACCACACATTGCCGTCGCCGATTCGCTTGTTGGAAACACGGCAAGGTCAGCCCGGCTGCTTCACGCCCGGCGCGCCGCTGCCCGCCAACACGGAAACCTTGCAACAAGGCACCACGACTTGCAGCGGCGTAACCATTCCCGGTTCGGCAGTGGCGTTGTATGGCAATGCCACAACGGTTGGTCCAGCCTCGAACGGCTTCCTGACCTTCTTCCCGGCCAATGCAACAAGGCCGAATACTGCCAGCGGAAATTATCAGTCCGGCCAAACGTTGAATTCACCGTTTATCGTTGGGCTGTCTCCGGCGGGTCAGTTCAAAATTTACACCGTCGCACAAACCAATTTGGTAATAGACGTGCACGGGTATTTCAGCACGGAAGCCAGTGATGTGAACGGCCTTGGATTGCTGTTTACGCCACTGGCTGCGCCGGTCCGATTGATGGATTCACGCGCAACCGGAGCTTCGGGTTGCTTCACGCCAGGCGCTCCGCTGCAAGCCGGCGTCGAACAATCGCAACTGGCGCGCGGAACCTGCACGATTGGTTCCTCCGCACAAGCCATCGTCGGAAACGCAACCGTCGTCAACAATCCATCCAACGGATTCCTGACGCTGTGGCCAAGCAGCGCCACGCGCCCGCTGGTCGCTTCGTCAAACTGGGTAGCCAATAAAGTCTTCAACCGATATTTCACGGTGAGTTTGGGAGGAGACGGCAACTTCAAGATGTACGCCAGCTCGGGAACCGATTTGGTGGTGGATGTGTCCGGATACTTTGCCCCATAA
- a CDS encoding DUF4287 domain-containing protein: protein MADKIEQAVQTMIQNLKEKTGKSLDEWVKIAKAAKLEKHGEIIKFLKTEHGLGHGYANLVAHTLKNQSEEGKAAVDDPVAAQYAGEKAGLKPIYDELIKAVGKFGKDVEISPKKTYVSLRRNKQFGLIQPTTKTRIDVGINLKGVAPAGKLEASGSFNAMVSHRVRVESATDVDKELIAWLKQAYEQA, encoded by the coding sequence ATGGCCGACAAAATTGAACAAGCTGTGCAGACGATGATTCAGAATTTGAAGGAAAAGACCGGCAAATCGCTGGACGAATGGGTGAAGATCGCCAAAGCCGCCAAGTTGGAAAAGCACGGCGAAATCATCAAATTTCTGAAAACCGAGCATGGGCTGGGACACGGCTACGCCAACCTGGTCGCGCACACCTTGAAAAATCAAAGCGAGGAAGGCAAAGCGGCGGTGGACGATCCGGTGGCGGCGCAATACGCTGGCGAAAAAGCGGGCTTGAAGCCGATTTATGATGAATTGATCAAAGCCGTCGGCAAGTTTGGCAAGGATGTCGAAATCTCTCCGAAGAAAACCTATGTCAGTTTGCGGCGAAACAAACAATTCGGGCTGATTCAACCAACAACGAAAACGCGTATAGACGTCGGAATCAACCTCAAAGGCGTTGCTCCGGCGGGCAAGCTGGAAGCGTCCGGCAGCTTCAACGCGATGGTTAGCCATCGCGTCCGCGTCGAAAGCGCCACGGACGTAGACAAAGAATTGATCGCTTGGCTCAAACAAGCTTACGAGCAGGCCTAA
- a CDS encoding SET domain-containing protein-lysine N-methyltransferase, with translation MDGYAAFEFAKKDGGDGATAATGWFAMTLPGFEEFRVVEFATHKHKALFTTRAYAAGEAIYPFDYWSQEVMPMHLTNHSCDPNGRFDESGMLVAVRDIAAGEEITFDYLAHPLPASPWNFECLCGAGNCRGWIHAAEIQSGES, from the coding sequence ATGGACGGATATGCGGCCTTTGAGTTTGCGAAAAAAGATGGAGGAGATGGAGCGACAGCGGCAACAGGGTGGTTCGCAATGACTCTGCCAGGGTTTGAAGAATTCCGCGTCGTGGAGTTTGCGACGCACAAACACAAAGCATTGTTTACCACCAGAGCTTACGCGGCAGGCGAAGCCATCTACCCGTTTGATTACTGGTCGCAGGAAGTGATGCCGATGCATTTGACCAATCATTCCTGCGATCCAAATGGGCGATTTGACGAATCAGGGATGTTGGTGGCCGTGCGAGACATCGCTGCCGGTGAAGAGATTACGTTTGATTATTTGGCGCATCCGTTACCGGCTTCGCCATGGAATTTTGAATGCCTTTGCGGCGCGGGCAATTGCCGAGGCTGGATTCATGCCGCCGAAATCCAATCAGGAGAAAGTTAA
- a CDS encoding MbtH family protein, whose translation MSWEDEEDKTIYKVVVNHEEQYSIWPDHRELPLGWAYGGKTGTKAECLKYIEEVWTDMRPLSLRKKMEEMERQRQQGGSQ comes from the coding sequence ATGAGTTGGGAAGATGAAGAAGACAAGACGATTTACAAGGTCGTTGTGAATCACGAAGAGCAGTATTCCATCTGGCCGGATCACAGGGAATTGCCGCTGGGTTGGGCTTATGGCGGAAAAACAGGAACCAAAGCCGAATGCCTGAAATACATCGAAGAGGTATGGACGGATATGCGGCCTTTGAGTTTGCGAAAAAAGATGGAGGAGATGGAGCGACAGCGGCAACAGGGTGGTTCGCAATGA